The DNA segment CTTGTCTCCAGCGTCACCGGAACTCACCCCGCCTCGCCATCGTCCACTCGACTCCAGGAAAAGGCCGCGCCCAAAGCCAGGCCCAGCTTCCATCTCGCTTCGGCGGAAGCCGATTGCTCCGCACGCCAAGTGCCGCTTTGCGATCCTCGGCGGTCGCGCCGGGCCTTGTCACTCGCCGCCGAGGCGGATCCTAGCTCATGCGCGAGTTTGCTGACAAACTGATGATCCGACAACTGATGATCCGACTGCCGGCGAGAGGAGGAGAAGGCCGCTCCGCCGCTGGTCTGACGAAGCGCGCGGTCATGAGTGAAGCGGGCTGCCGGGGGTAAGCGTTGATGAAGCGGGCCGTGGTCTTTGCGTGTGCTCTGCTCGTGCTTACGGGCCCGTTCGGGGTCTGGACATCTACGTCCGTAGCGAGCTTCTTCCGCTTCCTCCTGGCATTCGTGATCTTGATTGTGCTTCCCGGGCTTCTCATTACAGGGTTTCTCCGGTTGCGCGTTGAACCCCTGGAGCAGTGGATGCTCGCGCTCCTTCTCGGGATGCTCTCGGCGTCCTCGATCTATTGGATCACGTCCTGGTCCCCCTGGCCCCATCTCTTCTGGGTCTGGCCCGTCGGGGTGGGGGCTTTGATCGTCCGGTGGCGCCGGGCGCTCCGGGAGGGCCTTCTGGACCGAATGGACCCGTCCCATGTCCTGTTGGCCACGGCCATCGCGGCGACGCTCGCCCCTCTCCTGGCCGGGCCCGTCTCTTATTGGACCCTGAGCCTTAGGCCTGACGGACAGATGCTGCGGCCGATGCCCGACGTCGAATTCCACCTTGCCATCGTCCGCGAGCTGATGCACACGGTCCCGCCCCAGACGCCCTTCGTAGCGGGCATACCACTCCGGTATCACTACGGGGCTGATCTGACCGCGGCCCTTCTGGCCCGGACGGCGATGCTCGACCCCGCCGACGTGGTCGTGCGCTTTCTTCCCCCCGTGTTGCTGATCCAGGCGACCCTGTCGGTGTTCTGCCTTGCTCGCCTCTGGATCGGATCGGGCGCCGTGGCGGCCTTGGTCGCGGGGCTCACGGTGCTGGGCGGGGATCTGACCTGGGTCGTTGGTGCCCTCTGTCCGGGGGTCAGTTCCTGGGATTTCGGAGTCTTTCAGGCACCAACGTTCTACTCCTTGTACACGGCCAACCCCATGCTCCCCGCCCTGGGGCTTCTCTTTGGGGGCTTGTTCGCTCTCGTAAAAGCCTGCCGTGAACGCCGGTTGGCGTGGGTTGTGGTCGCCGTCGTGCTGTTCGCCGCGCTCATGGAGTTCAAGGTTTTCACCGGGCTACACGCGGCGGTGGCGCTCGCCGTCACGGGAATCTGGGCCCGGTGGCGGGGACTCGATCTGACCCTGGCGAAGATCGCGATCCCGGTGGGGATAGTGGCCTGCGGTTCCCTGGTGATGCTTGGGGTGGGGAGCCAGGCTTCGCTCCAAGTACTCCGCTTCGCACCCCTCCATCTGCTCGAGACAACCGCCGACAGGGTGTGCTTTCTCCCCGGTACCTCGGCGGGGGCGGTGTGGAATCCCTTGACTCGACTCGCGTTGCTTCTGGGCATGGTCCTTCCCGTCTACCTCATCGGCAGTCTGGGACCACGTCTGCTGGGCTCTAGGGCCCTTGTCGCTCCCCTGCGGCAGCTCAAGGAAGATCGTCCGGACCCGCGCCTGGCGTGCTCCCTCTTCTTGACCATTTTCGCGGTCTTGGGGTTCCTGGCAACCGCAGTCTTTCGGCTGACCCAGCGGGACGAGCCTGGCTCCTACAACAACTCCGCGTGGTTTCTGGTTCAGAGCAAGTACCTGATGTGGATCTTCGTGGGTGAGGCCCTGGTCGCGATCCGACGGCGAGGCCGGCGGCCGGCGTTCGCGGCCGCCCTGCTCGTCTCGGCCCTCAGCCTTCCATCGACCGTAGCTTGGATGCGTGAGGCCCCGGACCGTACCCTGCTGGACGCGGAGCAGGTTTCCCTCATGCGGTTGTTGGGCTCGCTCTGCCGCGACGGGATCACCGCCCTTGGCCCCCTCCCGGGAGGCGATGAGCCCGAGGGGCCGCGGGACACCGGTGCGGAGCTCATGAGCCTGGCCGGTTGCCGTGTACCGCTTGCCGGACCGTTTGCGCACGAGTTCGTCTCCCAGGCGGAGTGGAGGCGCCGTCAGACGGACATGTTCAGGTTCTGGAATTCCTGGCGAAAGGGTCGAGTGCGGACTGAGATCCTCGATCGCTACGATGCACGGTACGTCATGGCGAGGCTGGATCACGTGCAGGGGCCCTTCCCCGGGCTCCCGCCCATCTTCGTCGGATCCAGCTACGCCGTGTACCCCGTCTCCCGTCGAGCCATCGCCCCGGATGGGCAGTGAAGAGCGAGGCCGCCTTAGGCCGGCCCGTTCGTGTTGCAGCTACGGGGCGGCCGTTCGGCTGCGCAGGGTTTTCTTCACCTAGGCTCCCGCCGCCCCGCCATCCCACCCTCGGCGGCGAAGAAGAGCAGGGCCAGGGTCAAACCCGTCCACGCCCACACCGCATCCGCGCTCCGCCAGGCCTGAAGCGCAATCACGGTCAGGGCGCACGACCCCAAGCCGAGTCCCGCCGCCACCCAGCCATGGCCGAAGCGCAGGGCCAGGCGCTGATAGAGGTGCTCGCGGTGCGCCTCGTAAAAGCGCTCGCCGCGAGCGAGCCTGCGGGCCAGGGTCCAGGTGGCGTCGGCAAGGAACAGCCACAGGCTCAAGGCCACGAACATCACGGCCCGCGGCCGTGTGTCCGCGGGCGCCAGGAGTGGAAGCGCGGAGAGGGTGTACCCGAGGAAGCAGCTCCCGATGTCGCCCATGAAGATCGTGGCCGGCGACCAGTTGAAAAGGAGAAAGCCGAGACAAGCCCCGGCGATGGCGGCCCCGAGCCCGGCCGCGACCGGGTCCCAGCCCGCCAAGACGAGACCGAGGCCGGTGACCACTCCCTGCAGGGCCGCGAGCCCGTCGATCCCGTCCAGGAAGTTGTAGAAGTTCACGACCGCCACGATCCAGAGGACGGCGAAGACCCCTCCCAGCCCGTGTAGCGGCAGATCCAACGGGGGGGGCAAGGGCAGGCGATCAATCCCCGCCCCTCCCCAGACGGCGGCCAGGGCCGCCACCATCTGGAAGGCGAGCCGGGGAAGGGGTGGGAGCCCGAAGCGGTCGTCCCAGAGCCCCACCAGCGCGAGCGCGACCCCGGCCCCGAGGAGGGTGGCTCCCCCCGCCCGGGCCAATGGCGAAGCGCTCAACGCGACAAGCGAGGCCAGGACAATGGCCGCGCCACCCCCCCGGGGGACGACCCTCTGGTGCGACGAGCGTGGGTTGGGCCGATCCAAGAAACCCAGGCGCCGGGCCGCGGCCCGGATGAGGGGCGTGACCGCGACCGCAACTGCAAAGGAGAGGAGCAGGATGGTGGCGGCCGGTGCCCAGGGAGTCATGGGACTGGACATTGCCTTCCGCGAACTACCTGGGGAGGCCGGACAAGAGCCGGGCCGGGTCCAGCACGGGTGCCCAGTAGCGCACCCGGTCCGAAGCCAGCACGAACTCGTCGACCTGATGGGCGAGGAACCAGGCCGCGACAAAGGCCGCGGCCAGGGCAAGGGCCTTCCCCCGCTGCCCGAGCAGGGTCCGATAGAAGCCGGCTTCGCAGAGGGGAGGCAAGGCCGCCACCAGCTGGGCGGTCAGGCAGGGGGAGACGTGCCTCGGGCCGTCGCTGAAGAAGAAAAGGAAGATGGGAAGATTGAAGAGGAGCGGCCAGGCGAGATAGAGCGTGCGCCGCGCTTCGTACGGGAGCCAGAGACACAGCGCGATGACCCCGATAAGAGCGAAGACGAAAGGAGCCCGCAGGGCTTGGACGGGGGCGTGGGGGAAGGTCACGGGGTTGCTCTTGCCCGGCGCGAACAGATCAAGGTACTCGAGGCCGCGATGAAGCATTAGGTGCGGCACGTAGACAGGGTAGGTCAGGGTGAAGCGCAGGACCTCGCGAAGAGCAGTGCTGGAGGCCCGCTGAGAGGTAGGAGGCAGGCCGACCTCCTTCATCCACGAGAAGTAGCTTGTGTCATCCGTATGCCATTTGAACCTGTTCGGTACCTGCCAGAGCCCCACCCAGGCTACGTTCCCCAGGTTGGAGGTGGTCATCGAGAAATCGCCCGTGTAGCGGTATTTGTAGAGGCCCCAGGACGTCCCGATGGCGAGGTACAGGACGGCCGGGAGGGCGAGGTAGCGCCAGGCGCGCCAATAGAGAATGAGCGACATGGCGGCCCAGCCGGGCACGGCGTCCGCCCGCATGATGAACCAGAGGGCAAAACCGAGGTGGACGAGAAGATGGTAGCGGAACCTGGGGGTCACGCCCCCGCGGCTCTGGTCGAGAAAGAGGCAGAGCGCGCCCGCGACGAGGAGGTAGATCGGAACCATGATGGAGTCCGCCTGGGGATTGGCGAGCTGATTGGGAAGGAGGGCGGCGATGGAAGCCGCGGCCACGGCCACGCCCGGTCGCATGACCCGGCTGGCGCAGCCGACGAAGAAGGCATTGGCGCCCGCGAACAGGAGTAGATGGAGCTTGAGGGCGGCGAGACCAATGCTCAGTAGGTCGGTCTTGAACCCCGCGACTATGCCCGCCAGGGCGTTGAAGAGCCCGTAGCCCGGCATCCTTTCCCAAGGCACCCACCCCGCCCAGAAGGTGAGCCCTTTGCCCTCCAGGAGCCGGGAGCCGAGATACATGCCGTAGTTCAAGTTGCC comes from the Vicinamibacteria bacterium genome and includes:
- a CDS encoding glycosyltransferase family 4 protein, coding for MTPWAPAATILLLSFAVAVAVTPLIRAAARRLGFLDRPNPRSSHQRVVPRGGGAAIVLASLVALSASPLARAGGATLLGAGVALALVGLWDDRFGLPPLPRLAFQMVAALAAVWGGAGIDRLPLPPPLDLPLHGLGGVFAVLWIVAVVNFYNFLDGIDGLAALQGVVTGLGLVLAGWDPVAAGLGAAIAGACLGFLLFNWSPATIFMGDIGSCFLGYTLSALPLLAPADTRPRAVMFVALSLWLFLADATWTLARRLARGERFYEAHREHLYQRLALRFGHGWVAAGLGLGSCALTVIALQAWRSADAVWAWTGLTLALLFFAAEGGMAGRREPR